A DNA window from Engystomops pustulosus chromosome 6, aEngPut4.maternal, whole genome shotgun sequence contains the following coding sequences:
- the PARK7 gene encoding Parkinson disease protein 7, producing MAGKRALLILAKGAEEMETVIPTDVLRRAGITVIVAGLTGKDPVQCSRDVVICPDTSLEEARTKGPYDVVVLPGGNLGAQNLSESPAVKEVLQEQDAKKGLIAAICAGPTALLAHGIGYGRSVTTHPLAKDKMMNGDHYKYSESRVEKDGHVITSRGPGTSFEFALAIVDALMGKEVADQVKAPLVLKD from the exons ATGGCCGGTAAGAGAGCCCTGCTGATCCTGGCCAAGGGGGCCGAGGAGATGGAGACTGTCATCCCCACTGATGTGCTGAGGAGGGCCGGG ATCACTGTGATAGTGGCTGGACTGACGGGCAAAGATCCAGTTCAGTGCAGCAGAGACGTTGTCATCTGTCCTGACACCAGCCTAGAGGAAGCCCGGACAAAG ggCCCTTATGATGTTGTAGTGCTCCCTGGAGGTAATCTTGGTGCCCAGAACTTGTCAGAG TCTCCGGCAGTGAAAGAGGTTTTACAAGAACAAGATGCTAAGAAGGGTCTCATTGCTGCCATATGTGCGG GCCCCACAGCGCTGCTGGCCCATGGAATAGGATATGGAAGATCCGTGACTACACACCCCCTGGCTAAAGACAAAATGATGAATGGAG ATCACTACAAATACTCTGAGAGTCGAGTGGAGAAGGACGGACATGTCATCACCAGTCGTGGACCTGGCACCAGCTTTGAATTTGCCCTTGCCATTGTGGATGCCTTAATGGGAAAAGAAGTAGCTGATCAAGTAAAGGCCCCCCTGGTACTAAAGGATTAG